Genomic window (Amaranthus tricolor cultivar Red isolate AtriRed21 chromosome 7, ASM2621246v1, whole genome shotgun sequence):
ttgattttcgtAATTAAGGTTCGTGGAGGGTCTGCTGGGGTTATTGAATCTGTTGTTGGTGTCCTTAAGCCCATTATTATTGTGTAAGTTTCTCTATTATTCTATAAATTTGCTATCTTTTagctttgattttgttgaatttgatttttttggttcAAAGAGCTCATAAGAAGCTATCCTTTCTGGGTTTTGGAAATGGCAGTGAAATTATCTTTTGAAATCACCAAAATTTTGGTACTACTTTAATATTAGTTACGCTTCTTTCGTTCTTTTTTACTTGCACCATGTGCGAATTTGCTATTATTCATTATCCGTCATAATTGAGTACATTGCCGCTAatgtatatgaaaaaatatattcaaataaaatcttgtCTATTCGTCTAATCATATGTTTtcggaattatttttttataagttttagtTCTATAgatataaactattaaaataacatTCGATTGTATGAAACATGAAATGATGCAAGTAAACAAGAATAGTGGGAGTACAAGTGTACAACTTTTCATTAACCCAATGCGACTCCCATCCAGGGGTTTGGGTAGGATGTAAACAACCCTCCCTACAAAAGGTTGTTTCCGGTTGACCAATGGTAGCAAATATCATGCACAACTTATacaaataagaagtgcacattattgaataaatcattttaataaAGTCCATTGTAATCCTAAACAAAgtaactataaatctttggccctATGATATAACAAACATaactttattattcattataatttttgtgATATATAGTTGTTTTATTTTGATGCTTTTACTTTGAATTAGGAAGAAGAGTGTTGAAGTTAGATCTTCTGGGAAGATTAGCTCAGGCACTACTgaggtaataatcattttaaagattatttgattagttgaaaTGTAACAACTAAATAAATCAACTGTGGTTGTTGCTATAATAATCTTGCCTCGAATTCgacatatttgtatatatattgatgGGTGATTGGAAAACTGAATGGTAGATTTCAACTGAAATTGGCATTTCTGTGAAACCCTGAATCATGCTATCTATATGTGAATTTTTTTGCCTGTTGCAGTCTAAAATGCTTGAGTGTAATAGTTGTGTTTGTTTCAATGGAATCAAATGTTATGAACATTTTTCTGATGACTGGTTTTAATAGATGGGTATTAaactttatgtctttataccgAGATTTAGCCCTGTGTAGTCGACAGAAAATTGGTGCAGCTTTTCTGATATGGAATGGAAACAACTGAATCACTTATGTTAATTCTTTTTCCTTGCTAAAGTCGGTTACTTTCCCGAATTAGAGGAATGCTAAATAGCACACCGATTAGTTTTAACCAATCCATGACCTCTCTTCAAACTCGTTTGGGGTTACAAGTCCAAGTTTGGAACTATGGAGATTATGTTAGAGCTTTGGTGAGGGCAATGGAGGCTGAAGCTGCCCGTTAGGATAAAAATAAGATGAAATTGAATAATGCCCTTCATGATGCAATGCTTTCTATTTTCGTCTGTCCCTTTGACTTTACATTACAACATTTCCTTTGATGGAAACATCCCCACGACCCCACcactttctttgattttcactcacaatttttctctctttttcaatatcatccacacaattcCAATATTTCcatcaattcttaatatttgtgccaTTTTATGGTGTTGCAAATCCATGGCAACAAAGGGAGTATGTTAGATTTTACACCCATTTAATCAGGTGCAGTTTTTTCAGTTATGTGCATGCACTTCACTAACTAATAAATTATGTATAACATGACAGATACCTTTTTCATTGACTTTAAGACAACCTGAAGAGAACAAATCTGGAAAATTTTATGAAACCTTCCATGGAACAGACATAGGCATACAGGTATCTTGCTATAATCTCGTATTGCACTCTGTCGTGTTAGCATGTTCCTCTTAATCAATTTTATCGTGTCAGTATCTGCTTACCGCTGAGATAGCACGAGGTTATCTACACAAGTCATTATCAGCAACACTTGAGTTTATCATCGAGAGTGAAAAAGGTATGGACACTTGATTTTGATCGAAAAGAGGTTTTATAAGGGTTGGGTAGGTGGGGGCGAGAAAATGTCGACTACATGCTGAATCTGCTTGTGTTCTTCATTCAGCTGACCTTCTTGAGCTGCCAATTTCGCCTGAACTCGTCATTTTCTATATCACGCAGGATACACAGAGGCATCCATTGCTTCCTGAATTAAAATCAGGTCTACTTTCTCATgcaaagatttttttttcttttttttttttaatatcttgaatatttttgaatttttcaatAATGTGTTTCTTTTATTGCATGGAACGAGTATATTGGGGCGATGGGCCTTTGATTTATTGCTTCTATGGTGTTATATGGAAATAAATAGTATTATAGGCTCTTTTGTTGCATTAAGAAAAAGTGGGGTTTGGAATTCACATTCACATTCACATGATTCACTTATCTCCTTGCGAATCGCgaaaaaaaagcgaattatgatcGATTTTGGGTTATTCAGGGTCATTTTGAGTgaatcacgaattcaaaaagcaaattaccggtgaattatgttacactggttTGGATCAACTAGCATTATCGAGGTTTGTTTAAGATAATCTCTAAGAGACATTTATCGAACTATGATGTTTGGTTGGAGTGATGTCATGAGACTATGTATCTTTCGGACAAATTTTACTGTTGGTAGTTCTAATTACTTTTGATTCTTTTATTACAACAATGTCATCCCTTTCGGTAGCTTATCCTTCGAATTTTTGCTTTACAGGTGGTTTCCGTGTAAGTGGAAGAATCCCGACTCAATGTTCATTATCATGCGCCCTTCAAGGGGAGCTGACTGTAGAAGCATCCGCATCGCCAATTCAGTCGATTGATATCCACTTACTACGTGTCGAATCCATTCTTGTCGGAGATAAGATTGTGTTGGAAACATCTTTGATTCAAACTACTCAGGTTGGTTTTACGAGTTGATTGCGTACATAAATTTTACAATTGAGCTGAAGTAACTTGTTCAGCACCGTTTAATAGATAGCAGATGGAGATGTTTGTCGAGGCCTGACTTTACCTATTTATGTTCTGCTTCCACGACTCTTAACTTGTCCGACTGTCTTTGCTGGGTAGGTTTTTCTTAATTGTATGTGTTTCGTTTTTTAATCCTCTGTTTTTGTTCTTAATTCATCAATATTATGCTTATGGCGAGAATTCATTTCCGAAATCTGTTGAGAATTTTTTGTGTCGAGCCCATATTATTGGGATCAAGGCGTTGTATACTTCCTGTTACTATGGTGGTTGCGGTTGTGTAGAATTGAGCTTTTGTTGTCGACTACAATCGAGCTTCTTATATAGTTGTCGTGAAGTTGAGAATAATCGGTGTATTTACAACTCTTGCAGGCCATTCTCAATCGAGTTCAAAGTCTCTATCGTGGTGACATTTCAGTCGGAGCTTAGCAAACTGCACCCGAATCCTGATCCTAGAACACCAAGACTATGGGTGAGTGAGTTCATGCATGTTGACTATTACCCCCTTCTAAACCAACTTTTTTTACTTAGCTTATTcgtttttttgtactttcgtGTTTCCTCAATTCACTTAATGTGCAGCTTGCGATGGAGACATTGCCACTTGAACTCATTCGAACCAGATAAAATCACCATGGTCATGAATTGATAGACTTGGATCGGGGATTTCTTTTCTATCCTTCACTGGATTCGCATGGAGGATGATTGTTAGGGCAAAAAGTATTCCAGTGAGTTTCATTTTGTTCGCTTGTATTGCATTCGAAGTAGAGGTATTTAGGTCGAAATTTGAGTTTATACATTTTTACGATGTAATGCTTGGTATTGAGTTAGAAATTGGAATTTACTTTAATTTGTTAGGATTCTAATATCGTAAAATCGAAAGCTTAGAAATTATGGTGAGTTTTCAAATTTTGTATCTAGATAGTCTCTCGTTAAACCATCTGtataatttgatatatgtatcATTATGATTGAGATAGAAAGATTTTAAAGAAGCTAATATAATGTTAACTACTTCATAACTTTGTTACATTTAAACTGATCGTGAAATTCTCTTAGGatatatgatatttttgtaTTAGAATCACCAAcctaaacttttgattgaagtGGTCCTTTTATGACATTAGAAACAAATGTAGTAGAAAGTATAGGATCAAAATTATTGCATGATTAACTCGAAATTTGTTCGCCATTGTTCATACAAGAAAATAATACTTCATAAAGAACAAACATTTAAACATGTATGGTATCTATTACAAACATGACAATCGAAATGCGTTAATCATCTCAAAACCACTTTTGTAGTCAATACGGATTGTTTTACAGTTATTACGCACTAAATTCTGGTCATATTAACCTTAAAGCCTTCTACAACACGGTCACAGTGCAGTGATGTAATCAATCTTTTGCAGTATGAGTACAATTTACAAACAACTTGCGCTTTAGATTGAATTATAGTTGATGAAATTTCAATACCATGCAAACATTATTGTGCTGATGGCAATGAACATTTGGCAACTTAATTTCTTCAACCTTAACACCAAAATTTGACGAATAATCGTCTGTGAAGGAGGATAATTTTTGTGTCTTTTTGAGGACAATCGCTAGACAATTTTTCATTCAGAACTTACTTCTCATTGGTTTCATGTTTTCTCTTAATCTTCACAGAATTTCTTCTCTCGGGTGCACTGCTCGTGTCCCCAGAACTTGTCCTCCCAACCGGCCTGCAATCATCACCGCCACAAATAAACTCCGGTCCACTTCCGGAGATCTAGGACTAGCAGATTTAGGAATGCTACTGGAGCTACTGTTGCCGCTAGTGCTGATTTCTGGTTTGGGTGTAAGCCCAAAGATATTCAggaatgtatatatttttacacTTTCTGAGGATTTCAAGATTAAGGTAAATTTAGGGGATTAATTACCCTCATAGAATACTTAACTCTAACTTAACCCAGAAAGAGGATTAGGAACCGTTCTGCGTCTGTATTTTTCACCTTTTTGTTACTGTTAGAAAATATGGTTGAAACTCTCCACAATActaagaaaatagaaaaatgtaATCTATCAACCTTAAAATTTAAGTACTTTGTCTATTTTTATAGTTGAGAATTTACTTGATAATTACAAAGTTGAAGACATGAAAGTGAAAATAAAACTCAAGCTTTTCTTGGTGAAAGACATGAAAGTGAAAATAGAAGGCTCAACTTATCTTTCTTAGCCAAACATCTTGATCTTTCACTCAGTCGACAAACATCACCATCGCATACATACGTTTTCGAGTTCGATGCTTCAAAGAAACGGCTGAagatattgaagaatgaagccATGATGAAAACTATGTATGTGTACTGATGGTAGTTGTTGCTGCTCTCTCtccctatatatacatatatctctatttttattttctattttgctTATGTATGAGTATGAGATCATAAGAAGTGAAGATGTTTATATTTAATACTACTAGCACACTTAGCTTGACCATGTTAATAGGTGGTTGCTAGGAGTTAAATTGGTCAAGTTTCccatatggaaatcaaagaaggTGCTGTCTATTTAATATACGGTCATCGAGTTTGGTATACCGTGATGAAAGCCTGATAGCAACATCTACAGACTAAATGCAAATGTTAGTATGCAATATGCCAATATGAATGCATGTGTTTTGTCTTTAAACCTAAATTGAGTTCATATTAACACTCAGTAATTATTTAATCGGGTTTTTAGATCTTAATCCATCCGTTATACTACggtcaaaatatataaaatatatacaatatattcaTAATACCCCTCTTTAAATCGTAACTCGAACATTTGGAATTCCGATTTGCAAAGAAGAAACTCATACTGTGCCTTGCAGCTGAAAAATTTTGTCATGTTAGGTCGCGTTAAGTGTTATTAGTCCTTAGAATTCAAAGTCCTCACAAGTCACAGTTGCAACACAAAATCACATCCGTCAATTCAACATTAGAAAGGCGAATTCACCATCGGAACAAATTAGACTTTTGTTACCACAAAATTCAACCAATCCCATTGAAATTACGCTCTATTAACCACAGATAACTAATGAAACAGAGAAGTTTTTTAGAAATCAAAttataagaaaagaaaaagtagAATAGAACCGACCTCTATGTGTGAATACGGTACTCTCATCGCATTTTCCCCCTTGTTTGGTTATGTCATTTTTCTCCCCTTCTCATTGCCTTTTCTCATGTTCTATAATAAATGAAAACGAAGAAGTGCGGCTTAAGAGTTAAGAAGCACGCAAAATATCTTCAAAAAAGATGTTGAGATTTCCATTCTTTGCATCAAATGTCAATAATTTGTCAAGTGCTTCCTGCATCAGAAGTATCATACAACTAATTCATGTTAGATTTTGCAGATATTTCATCTACAGCCACTGTGTCCTATTATTCTGTTCTTCACCAACAAGTAGTAGGGATAAGAAAAAAAAGACCTTGTATTGCTTATCTTGAGCCTCTACATTCTCATTAGAGATTCGTTCAACGTGATTACCCTTCTCAGTTGCTTCTAGTATCTCAGCCGCTCTTTTTACGATATCTTCAGAAATACCTGCATAGAGATAGAAAAAGACCAGGATGCTTATGCACAAGTGATAAAGTATGATGGATGATAATAATACTCCCTTTGTACCTTTAGGATTGcattaaagagaaaaagaatgaatTTTTGAGGGGAGTATGGACTATGCAGAGTTGTAATATTTTGTCCTTAAGCGTAATAAAAATGATACTAAATTAGGAGAGATTGAATTGTATTGATGATATTAAAAGAGAGTTTAAATGTGTGGATTATATCTAAAGAAGGTGGTAGGATCCAAtttggaataaagaaatgatgtgAAATTAGAGAATAACCCAAAATAGAAATTGATGCAAACTGAAATGGACAGAGTACACAAGTAATTCAAAGCAAGCACGCATAGGAGTGTAAGCCTTACACATTGCATGAATTGGTGACATGCACACACAAATAAATTTGATCAGATAATATAAATAGATCATGAAAACAATAACATTCCATTATCTCAATGTTGTTATGTGTCCCTCCTTGGCTCCCATGGGTTTGGACTTTGGAGGGGTTGGATGGGTTGGATGCACACAACCTTATCCTTGTAGTAACAACGATTGTTTGTGATTGACTAATGATGGCAAACTAATCtgcaactttacataaataagttCACATGATTATACGAGTCATTTTACTATAGCATAGCAtaattcaaaaccaaaaaattataattaataatttctgGCCCGTCGAGTATGGACAAAGATCCCAAAAACATTAATATGCCGTAAAGTAAACACTAGAGTAACACACCATAATCAAATTGCCTGAATGTACCACATTAACTGTGAAGAAGCATGTTATACAATAAATGAAAAGTGCAATCCtacatataaattaaagagtTAAACATACCAGCAAGCATGGCACAATGTAGCCCTGCAAAGATACAAGTTTTGTGAATTGAGTTAACCTTTCGAATTGTACATGTCTGATTCAAGTAATTGCGGGGAGAAATACTTGCCATAACTCAAGGGTGCCTGTCCTGGAATTAATCTGTGTTGCATGTTGAAAAATACAATAAGTTAATAAATCATATTCTATTGCAAATGAAAATTGAGAGATTTAAGAATAACAATTACATAGAAGTATATGATTGCCTTGCCTCCCTTGGCAAGTACGCCACTTCCTCTTTTAGTATCTTACTAATCAAAGAAACTAAAGATGAATAAAGGTAAAGCAAAGGTTCTCCAGCGCTATGAATCAATAAAATTTCAAGCAAGAAACTTTCGACTATAGGTGTACAGAAGGGAATGATTATGCACATGTAACATTCCACAACTAGAAGAATTTCGACATAATAAAGTTTCTAGAATTAACACTCCTTGATCAGACTTCATGTAGACCTGAATTGCAagaaaatataactaaaaagATCAGTGTTAAGATACCTATACAGAAACACAATGTCTTCCACCGGCGCACTGTTGTCTTCTGGTCTCAGCACACTCATGGTGTAAAACTTTATTTTCTCACACTGCATTACGttcgaatttttttattatactataGAGTAGCAGAAAATTAATGATTAAAGTAATACTAGAACTCTCGAAGATTTGGTACGAGACCTTCAGTAACAAGCTCTCATGAAATATTTCAGTTAAGTGAGTGCAGACAAAAACCTGAAAATCAAAGTTAATTGTCATCAGCATGCAACTCAAACTCCAGTCAAATTTACAACCATACATTTTAACATTCCAGAAAGCAGCATTCAGCAGTTGAGAAAAGAGAGCTAAATACAGAAATCTTGGGCTCATATGTATTGACTATATCaacattaatttaattgatgCAACAAAATATTGCCAGATGAAAATAGCTCAGCTACTAACAAAGAAAGCAGGACTGCAGGAGTAAAAAAGTATTTTGCTTCCTCTATTTTCTTTTCtgcctcttctctttctccttttttTAGTGAGGATAGTAGATGACTGAAACAACCAAGAGCAGTTACTAGAAAATTCTTCTTAACAAGACATTTTTATGTGCTTAGATCAAACTCCAAATATGTATATAACTACAAATCATGGACATTTAAAGCAATCAATTCTTCAATGGCTGTAGCAACTATGATGAATCATTTATGTACacaccaaaaacaaaaacatctaTCTGTGGTTTTAGAAAGCTGTGACCTCAAAAGAGAGTTCATGAATGAAACTAAGAAAGGAAAAACAATGGGGAAAAGATTGCAATATGTGCTCATGAAAGACTACTCAAACAGGACAGTGAGAAATCTCCATCAAATACCAGGAAGAATGCAACTGTATAACAAACCAATTATCTTTTCCCATTACAGACAGGAAACTATGGTTAATACTACTGAAGATATATAAGGAGCTACAGTGAGTCAAAACATATTCGTCTTCTAAACTTCACTTTCTAACTTGACAGCTAAGTGGAGCAGAGCTCAACTGCACAACTTCAAATTCAATTATTTGAGTATCCAATTCAGCATAGGAATGAAGAAAGATAAGGTAATATCTTCAACTGTTTTTGGGAGTAAGGATACAAGTTCTAATTGTTAAGACATAATGTTTGTTGGCCAGAGATAATTCAGCTCGGTGAATCTGTATTGAATTTATACCAAAAAGATAGCTTGAGACACTAGaattttatacatatatttacatatattagCAGAAATAAAGACCACACTTTATAAGCAAAAATTTTAAGTATCTTTATATGAACAAATCACAATAGAGGAACTCATTGGTAATAAGCACATAAAGCTATTTGAAAGTCTCTTTCAAAGAAATGTGAAATTTTTTCCAACGTCTAGAATATTGGGAGTGACAAACAGGCAACTCCACCCACCCTGTTACAGCAAGATTGAAAACTTAAGGAAGGAAGCTTAATCTCTAACCTTTGGAGTATCATCATTGCTAGCAAAATAGCTCACAGTTCCACCTAGAAGACCAATGCCATCTGAAGCATACAGAAGAAGCAACATCTAGCAGATGAAATAGGCACTAAAGAAAGGGCATCAAGTCACATCTAGAAACATGATTCGCAAGAGAAATTTGATTTATCATTTTGAAGGAAGCTGAAGGTCTTTACCTTTTGTAAGTGTGCCTTTACCGAATTCATCCAAGAGGCACAGGGACCTTGACGTAGCTTGCCTAAATAACTTTCTATTAATCTCATAATAGTTtacaaaattatcaaatttcAAATCCAACTAGAAAACACAGTTTTCATTAAGAAGCCATAAAAATTTCATATCTAACAGATGTTAAGAAAGGAGCTTCATTTAAAACTCTAAGCTTTTGGAAAATTATGGAACTGTACAACATATTATGATATGTTATAAAAATCAAGTAAAAGTTTTGAGAAGAGAACCTTAAAATAGCAAGTAGCGATATCTCATTGATACATACCTCAACATCATGCCTACTTGCTGTAAATCGATCATAAATGTAGACTGTTCAGCAGCCATGAGCTTGCTTCCCATTGCACAAAATATCCTATGACAAGACTAATGTAAGATGTTACGGACATCAATAAGTGCCACCAACATTTCAAGCCTTTCAGGACTCTTAATCAGCATAGACATACCTGTCAGTTAATCCAACCACAGCAGCATCAGCAGGTACAAAACTCCCTATGTGAGAGAGGAAAACAATCAAGGCTACCTGGGAATATAGATATGATACAcaattattttgcaatttatgTTGCACACTATCGGCCATAGGTATATATGCATCCAAAATACACCAAGGTTAAAATTTTCCATTCCTTATTTTTCCTCCTTAAAGAAAAATGTGGATACTTCCAAATTCAGATAATTTGTACGAATAGCAGAAGACCATATCATAGAGCTCAAATCTGTAGAAAGTTAAAAAGGTAAATAAGAAGTCAAAGTTCTTTATCTGTTCAAATGAGAATAGATCTTCTTATGTAGAGTATACAATACTATATGACAGCTTAATACAACCTACTTGGTGACTATTATCTGATATAGTGTAGATGGATTTCAAATGTGACGTCCTTCCATGACAATGCAAATCATCATATAGTATGTCTGCCATACAGATCATGTAGGATGTAAAAAAGATGAAAGAGAGTCTGGCTGTACCAACAGACTGCCTGCCAGTTGCAGTACTGCCAAGCGCCTAACTGCCAGCCCACATGGCCCTGCATGTTGGCTGCAGAAACTAAACATCTCAACTTAATATGGCCACCTCTCTCTTTGTACTTGATAAAAATCATGCGTATAACCAGTTATCCGAAAACTCTCAAGCTGTTCTTACTTCTTTCCTTAGAATCGTCATGTAAATGATAAGTTCAACTGAGATAAGTCTCCATTGT
Coding sequences:
- the LOC130818309 gene encoding uncharacterized protein LOC130818309, with product MSVEIKLSRSNRIYHPEESIEGKIITKLSSSISHYGIRLTINGSVNLQVRGGSAGVIESVVGVLKPIIIVKKSVEVRSSGKISSGTTEIPFSLTLRQPEENKSGKFYETFHGTDIGIQYLLTAEIARGYLHKSLSATLEFIIESEKADLLELPISPELVIFYITQDTQRHPLLPELKSGGFRVSGRIPTQCSLSCALQGELTVEASASPIQSIDIHLLRVESILVGDKIVLETSLIQTTQIADGDVCRGLTLPIYVLLPRLLTCPTVFAGPFSIEFKVSIVVTFQSELSKLHPNPDPRTPRLWLAMETLPLELIRTR